The following proteins are co-located in the Primulina tabacum isolate GXHZ01 chromosome 11, ASM2559414v2, whole genome shotgun sequence genome:
- the LOC142518294 gene encoding putative cyclic nucleotide-gated ion channel 14, giving the protein MQFKKDKLVRFVNGEKQNPEVFRDKNDVQHHEKQLPLYKNFGNLGKSEGGYGDKILGRSKVFPEGQEPEKKTILDPESELVLKWNRIFLFFCLVALFVDPLFFYLPSVLNLDTSSCMQTDLNLGIIVTCFRTVADVFYFLHIVIKFRTAYVSPSSRVFGKGELVMDLNKIGKRYLKSEFFIDAIAALPLPQIVIWSILPAIRSSHADHTNNALVLIVLLQYIPRLYLIFPLSSQIIKATGVVTKTAWAGAAYNLLLYMLASHVLGASWYVLSIERHATCLKSACRNELNSTGCSLSFLDCGTLNHTDRSQWVQSTLVFRNCNPGNTTFFNYGIFGNAIGNNVVSSKFLEKYFYCLWWGLQNLSSYGQTLTTSTFVGETLFAILIAIVGLVLFAHLIGNMQTYLQSITVRLEEWRLKRRDTEEWMKHRQLPENLQQRVRRFTQYKWLTTRGVNEESILQALPADLRRDIQCHLCLDLVRRVPFFSQMDDQLLDAICERLVSSLSTQGTYIVREGDPVTEMLFIIRGTLESSTTNGGRTGFFNSTTLKPGDFCGEELLAWALLPRSTLNLPSSTRTVRSLTEVEAFALRAEDLRFVANQFRRLHSKKLQHTFRYYSHHWRAWAACFIQAAWRRCKKRMMAKDLSMRESFSLSPEVELPVETVENEDHEDQYASANSFQTKQQLGVTILASRFAANTRKGAQKIKDVELPKLPKPEEPDFSAEADDD; this is encoded by the exons ATGCAATTCAAGAAAGATAAGTTAGTGAG GTTTGTAAACGGAGAAAAACAAAATCCTGAAGTTTTCCGGGACAAAAATGATGTCCAACACCATGAGAAGCAACTGCCCttgtataaaaattttggcaatTTAGGGAAATCTGAAGGTGGATATGGAGACAAGATATTGGGTAGGTCAAAGGTTTTTCCAGAAGGCCAAGAACCGGAGAAAAAGACAATCTTGGATCCAGAGAGTGAACTTGTCTTGAAATGGAACaggattttcttgtttttttgtttGGTTGCACTCTTTGTGGATCCCTTATTTTTCTACCTCCCATCTGTGTTGAATCTGGATACTTCCTCATGTATGCAAACAGACCTCAATTTGGGGATAATTGTCACTTGCTTTCGGACAGTGGCCGATGTTTTTTATTTCTTGCACATTGTCATAAAGTTTAGGACCGCATATGTATCTCCTAGCTCAAGGGTATTTGGCAAAGGTGAACTTGTTATGGATCTGAATAAGATAGGAAAGAGATATCTGAAGTCCGAATTTTTTATAGATGCCATTGCAGCTCTGCCTCTTCCTCAG ATTGTGATATGGTCCATACTACCTGCAATTAGAAGCTCCCATGCTGATCATACCAATAACGCTCTAGTACTGATCGTTCTGCTCCAGTATATTCCGAGATTATACTTGATTTTCCCACTAAGTTCTCAGATTATTAAAGCAACAGGAGTCGTTACAAAGACCGCCTGGGCTGGTGCTGCATATAACTTGTTGCTCTACATGTTAGCAAGCCAT GTCTTGGGGGCTTCTTGGTATGTATTATCAATTGAGAGACACGCAACGTGTCTGAAATCAGCTTGCAGGAATGAATTGAATAGCACCGGATGCTCCCTTAGTTTTCTTGATTGTGGTACTTTGAACCATACTGATCGGTCACAGTGGGTACAAAGTACACTTGTTTTCAGGAACTGCAATCCTGGTAATACTACATTTTTCAATTATGGAATATTTGGAAATGCTATTGGAAACAACGTGGTCTCATCTAAATTCTTGGAGAAGTACTTCTATTGCCTATGGTGGGGTTTGCAAAACCTAAG TTCTTACGGTCAGACATTGACAACAAGCACATTCGTTGGCGAAACATTATTTGCTATACTAATAGCCATCGTGGGGCTTGTTCTTTTTGCCCATTTAATCGGAAATATGCAG ACCTATCTGCAATCTATCACTGTGAGGCTTGAGGAGTGGAGACTTAAGCGTCGTGACACTGAGGAATGGATGAAGCATCGCCAATTACCTGAAAACTTACAACAACGAGTGAGACGTTTCACACAGTACAAATGGCTTACAACAAGAGGGGTTAACGAAGAGTCTATCCTACAAGCTTTGCCAGCAGATCTTCGGCGTGATATTCAATGTCACCTTTGTTTAGATCTTGTTCGACGT GTTCCTTTCTTCTCACAAATGGATGATCAACTTCTTGATGCAATATGCGAGCGCCTAGTGTCATCCTTAAGCACTCAAGGCACGTACATTGTTCGTGAGGGTGATCCTGTTACAGAGATGCTCTTCATTATTAGAGGTACGCTCGAGAGCTCAACAACAAATGGAGGTCGAACAGGATTCTTCAACTCGACAACTTTGAAGCCAGGCGACTTTTGCGGAGAGGAACTGCTCGCATGGGCATTGCTTCCAAGGTCAACCCTCAACTTGCCTTCTTCCACAAGAACTGTGAGATCGCTTACTGAAGTGGAAGCATTTGCACTGAGAGCAGAAGACCTCAGGTTTGTTGCAAATCAGTTCAGACGACTCCACAGCAAGAAGCTCCAGCATACTTTTCGTTATTACTCTCATCACTGGAGAGCCTGGGCAGCCTGTTTCATTCAGGCCGCCTGGAGACGTTGCAAAAAGAGAATGATGGCGAAAGATTTAAGCATGAGGGAGTCGTTTTCTTTGTCCCCTGAAGTAGAACTCCCTGTTGAGACAGTTGAAAACGAGGATCACGAGGACCAATATGCATCGGCGAACAGTTTTCAAACAAAACAGCAATTGGGAGTCACTATATTAGCTTCAAGATTCGCTGCAAATACGAGGAAAGGAGCTCAGAAGATAAAGGATGTCGAATTGCCAAAGCTGCCGAAGCCAGAAGAGCCCGATTTTTCAGCTGAGGCTGATGATGACTAG